The sequence CGAACGGATGCAGAAGGGCGCTGGCTCTATAAGCAGATGAAAAAAGCCGCGCAAGGTTATCGTATACGCGGTGATATTCGGTTATCCAAATCACCCAAAATAGCTATTCTGCCGCCACTTTAGCTTGGGGAATAGTGGGGCGGTTGTTCAATTGTCAGGATGAGGAGATCTCAATGCGGATGCTCACATGGGCGATATTCTGGTTGCTTCTTTGGTTATTACCCGGATGTGAACAAACCGCTCCCCCGGACCCTGTTACAGTGGAAGCCGCTGTTATGCCTGAATTACCTCCAGGGCAGAAGACGGCGGTGGTGTACATGACGTTAAAAAACAATTCATCCGCGATGGTGACGCTTAACTACTTGCATTCGGATTTAAGCGACCATATTGAAGTGCACAGAAACATCTATGAAAACGGCTTGATGAAAATGCGGCCGGTACAGCATTTGCGGGTGGATCCACATGCGACTCTTGCGTTTCAGCCAGGTGGGTACCACTTGATGCTGTTTGACGTGGAGGACGCTCCGCCAATCGGCCAAACCTTTGATCTGGTTATGGAGTTTGAGGGCGGGTTAAAAGTCACTACTTCAGTGACAGTGAAGGAACGATAATTATGTTTAAGAAAATTACAGCTTCGGCGCGCGGTGCGGGAAGTCGCTTAACAACTGGTTGGAAGGACTGGCGCTCGGATATGGCAGAGTCTAACCGGTGGTTTGGCATTGGCGCTGGCGTTATCGGGGTGTACTTGTTTGTTGCGCTGGTGTTAGGGGTAATCTGGAGCTTCGAGCCTGAACCGTTCGATGTACGCGAGGCGGCAGTGCGTGAAGTCGGGGGAGACGAATCCCGGCTGGTGACCGGGGTAATAACCACCTCGGCGTTGATAAATGTAGTCGATACCATGCTAAATAAGCGCGGTGGCTATTTATCCAACGATGTCGCTCCTCCTGGGG comes from Teredinibacter turnerae and encodes:
- a CDS encoding copper chaperone PCu(A)C, with product MRMLTWAIFWLLLWLLPGCEQTAPPDPVTVEAAVMPELPPGQKTAVVYMTLKNNSSAMVTLNYLHSDLSDHIEVHRNIYENGLMKMRPVQHLRVDPHATLAFQPGGYHLMLFDVEDAPPIGQTFDLVMEFEGGLKVTTSVTVKER